The DNA sequence gtgggtgtgagagcaggatggtgtgttaaaatggcaagcgacagggttgtctggggtcatgcttgcagactaggcgaagatgttccgcaaagggGCAGGTaatgcaccttctgcaattgcatgggaaggtactttgggaatggagatgaggagttggggatgatggaggagtggaccgggtGTCAAGGAGGGAATAGTCCCTACAGAGTGCtgatggggggagtgggtgggtgaggtgaagATGTGTCGGTGATGTATCATGCTGGCGTTaatggaaatgatggaggatgatcctttgaatgcggaggctgctggggtgaaAATTGAAGACATGAGgcacctatcatggttctgggaaggcgGCACAtgagtgagggcagaggcacgggagatgggttggacacagtggagggccctgtcaaccacagtggggggaaCCCTCGGTTAAGTAAAAAAAGACATGTCAGAAGGGccattttggaaggtggcatcattggaacagatgaaaCAGAGGCAGAGGAACAGGGAGAATGCGATGCAGTCCTCACAGGAAgtagggtgtgagaagctgtagtcgaggtagctgtgggagccagtgggcttgcaatgaatattggtagacagtctatcaccagaaatggaggcagagaggacaaggaagggaagggaagttttggagatggaccatgtgaaggtgagagaggggtcaaaattggaaacaaaatcgataaatttttccaggtccagatgagagcatgaaatcGCACTGATACTGTCATTGATGTACtgagaaaagagttgtgggagggggcctgagtaggactggaacaaggaatgttccacataccccacaaaaagacaggaataactggggcccatgcgggtgcccatagccagaccttttatttggaggaagtgaaacaagttaaaggagaagttgttcagtgagagaacaagttcagcccggcggaggagagtggtggtggatggggattgttcaggtctctgttcaaggaagaagaggagagccctcagaccatctgggtgggggatggaggtgtggaggaATTGGATGTCCTTGGTGAAGAGGACGCAGTTAGGGCCaaaaaactggaaattgttgagatGGTGTAGGGCCTCAGAGGAATcacaaatgtaggtgggaagaggctggacaaggggagagagaatggagtcaaaataggaagaaatgaattctctggggcaagaacaggctgacacaatgagtctaccaggacagtcctgtttgtggattttgggaaggaggtagaagcgggttgTACGTCGTTGGGAGACTATGAGCTGGGAAACTATGGAGAAGATCTCTAgatgagatgaggtcagtgacagtcctggaaacaatggcttgatgtttggtggtgggtccatggtccagggggaggtagtaAGAATTGTCTGAGatttggcgctcagcctctgcaaggtagaggtcagtataccagacaacaacagcacctgtcagcaggtttgacaaaGTCATTGACTAATTAAAAAATTTGAAGGGGTTTAATAAttttgtgggctttgctggctaggccagcatttatttcccatccctaattgcccttgaaaaaggTGTGATGAGCtgtattcttgaaccactgcagcctatgcattgtaggaacacccacagtgatgttaggaagagAGCTCCTGGGTTTTGAAGCAGCAAAGTGAATGAAAGGTGATATTGtgccaggtcaggatggtgtgtggcttgaaggggaacttgcaggtggtgttccactgcatctgctgcccttgtccttctaggtggtagagatgtgggcttggaaggagctgttgaaggggcctttgtgagtttctgcagtgcatgttgcagatgatacacactgttgtaactgtgcgtcagtggtggagggagtgaatatttaagaagGTGtttggggtgacaatcaagtgggctgctttgtcctggatgatgttaagagtcttgagtgttgttggagctgttctcgtccatcacactcccaactggagccttgtagatggtggacaggctttgggagtcaggaggtgaggtagttgccatagaattcccagcctctgaactccTCTTGTGCCACACTATCTTATACGGCTgatccagttccatttctggtcaatggtaaccccaggatgttgatagttaaTTTAGTTAAATAGTAGCTATGAATGTATCACAAGTGTGCTCACAAAGTCAGCAATATTCTTAAAGTAATATCTGCCTACACAAGACATAGAAAAGAGAGTTTCAGTATGTAAAGGATTAACAGTTAGAGCAAAGGCTGACACTTAGATGTGGACACAGAATGTTTCCAACATAAGTTCAACCATTCCCTTCTGTAAAGAAGTCAAGAAATTACAGTTGGATATGAATATGACATTGTTCTACTTGCTATTTTACAACAGGAAATGACTCATTTATATTAAACAGATGAATGTCTTGGTTAAGATAATAAACAGAGTAATGATGTATCAATGCATTAAACCTTTGTTGCTGTAATTACCAAGAGTAATTTTTAGGCTGGAGATCGCTTAGTATTGAGGCTTATCACTGTTTACCATTAACAACTGACCACATCATTAAAGTAAAGCTACAATTTAATCACATCTTGTCCATTTACTATGTTTGATTGCTTGGTTAAGTTGTGCCTTATATTCTGCAACCGATAAAATAAAACTTACATGTCCGTAGAGTTGTAATTGCCATTGACAGGAATCGAATGCCAGCCATAATTGTCTGTGCTCACTCCAACAATGATTAAAAGTACACCAGCGGGAATGCCTGGGAATACATATGAGCATGGTTACAAAGTTATTGGAGGTGAAATTGCTGAGTGCCAGCGGCACAAAATGGGGCCATGGTGAATCGAAAGTTGATGTTTCACTGTGTCCGATCTTATTCCACTGAGGTTAACAGAACAATTGTTCAATCTCCTTTTGGAGAATTGTCTCCTTGTCTCACTGCTGTTTTGCTTGCCTTGAAATGAAAAGCCTTGGCAATACTTTTCAAATCTACAGAAAGTATAATCTGGCACAGTGTATAACAGGCTGCCGACTCACCCCGAGCATCTACTGTGCAGCTGGTGTACACCAGTTCACTCCtcctgtattccattgtgtggaGTGTCAGGAAGTAGAAAGGTCACTTACAATAGGACACAGACTTCAAATTTTtttggtggggggcggtgggatcACATTCTGCAGGGCAGGACCTCTGCCTACCATGGAGATGACCCCTGACTCTGGATGTATTTCTGCCTTCTGGGTAACATGAACACATGCAGAGGCGAGCTGCCTGGTCTCCTACTGAGGATTCACAACAGATTGGGGGCTGAAACTTGCTGCCGGGGTCCTTGCAGCCCTGATGCCGCAGCGAGAAGGTGGCAGCTCCCTAGCTCTCTGAAAGAAACTTGCTCTTTTGGTCAAAGCATTGGGCTGCCTATGGACCTGTTCTTGGCCATGCTCTGAGAATGTTCACATGTCTCTTAACAATGATTCTAGGAGGACCTCTCCCTCAACCTTTCAGCACTGGACATTGATGCCCAACACCCAACTTTCAACTACAAACACCTTTTATTGCTAGAGAAATCTCCCTAATTAAGCAAGAAAAGCACTCCATCTATTATACCATTAACCCTCCTCTCAGAAGAGGGTCTCTGAGCTATTTCTATTCTTCAAACCAATCATCCGCTAGCCTGTTTGATCAGGTTGCCATTCAGGGTTGAATTGCAGGGAAAATTCATACAGTGTTCATGAGCAACTGGAAATAAACCTGGACTCGCAAAAAAAACTTTCATTCTCATTCATCTGGGCTTGAATCCAATTCACTTACCAATTCTGGTTCCTGATTTATAGCCAAGTTTGATGATTAAATATTTTTGGCCTGAAATTTCACAGGGGACAGGGGACATCCAAAGCCGCCAAAGAATaacttttttaaatgtttgttcTTTTTCTTGTAGCAATGCAATAATAATTGTGGCCATATAATATAATGAGGATCAGATGCACATACAACTAACTCAGCAATAGAAGATTTTACACTCACCCCAACCAACAAGGCGGAGTTTCAGCATGTAGCACTTAATGTAGGTGTTGAACACTTTGATCAGCATGATGTACAGGTGAAACGCTTCGATTCCCATCCATGTAAAGCTGCAAAGCAGTGAGTAATGCAGCAAGACAGCCATGGCTTTACAGAGACTGTCTGTGCAACTGGAACTGAGCCTTGTGTTTGTTAAGAAGGTCACATTGAGAAGAAACAAGGCAGCACTGAGATTCATGTGGACCTGGATGGAACAttccttttgtttctttctgAATAAGAAAAGAAACAGCTTTTGAGAGAAATTATGCAAACTGATCGACTTCGATTTCAATGTCTTCCCACATTTAGGGATGCATGAAGCAGACAAAACACACACTTAAGTCCTTTCCACTGCTCAAATTTCCTGGAACAGATCACTAGGCTGAAGCACCTAGCAACAGAAACTGAAGACAGAGGCTATATACTCTGCATCACACACCAGGAGATTGTGCCACTCTTATACCTTACCAAAGGCAAGTTTGGCCATGTCATGAACACATctttcttggccatcaagtcctggaatgggatttgaacccagaacttctggttcagaggtagggacactacccactgcaccacaagacatcCTCTTAACATAACAGACAACATTACAATATCAAAAGCAAGTCAACTCACTTCTTGACTACTGTATTCTCAAAATTAATATATTTACAAACAGAAGTAAGTTTTGTTTAATAAACCTGCTGTTGTAAATTACATGTGAGCTCTATTCTCAAGGAGTAATTTGTTACATATGTCGATTGCACAGCCAGTTCATTTAGAAATGATAGCACTGATAGCCAGATACTCATACCTGAGAATAAAATGGATGATTAAAGTAATTGCTGTGAAAATGGCAGAAACACCACAACCAATCTGTGTGATATATGTTAGTGATTTCAATATCTTCACATCCAAGGATTGGCTCCCAGTGGGTTGCTTTAGAAAAGAAAAGGATAAGCGTTATTATGATGACTTGgtaatttttcttttaaacaaGTTACACTCTCTTCTTTCCATGTATTTTTTCCCGAACCCCTTGCTTGGCTGCCCTTGTGATATCGACTCTTCCTCTGATGAGAGGCCACAGGAATACTTGCCTAAGGCCAGGTCTATCTGGAGCTGGACTATAATGATGTCCACACCATGGACGATTCTCTCTCCTGCTCGGAAGTGCTTGGCCTTCATACAATCCCCAGAAGAGCATGTCTGAGATCAGACACTTAGCAcctggagagttgtggggggaaAGCCACTGTTTACTATTCGATTGTACagctttttattttttaaattcattctggGGCTGCTGGGCAaatccaacatttattgcccatccttcacTTCCCCGTACAACTGAGAGCCTCACTGAGGCActtcagatggcagttaagagacaaccacattggtGTGTGATTGGAGTCACATAAAGTACTCAGCAGGTAAGGAAGGCGAGTTTCCTGAATTCCAGAAAGAACATTAGTTAACCAGTTACAAGGATAAATGGGAATGAAGGCCCATGATGCCACAAGCCTGTTGCAAAAGCAGATGAGATATCAGGGCTTATGACTGTAACAATTAGATGTAAAACCAGAAGAGCTGTGCATACTTTGTACAAGGCCCTGTACAAGGCCACATCTAGATTATTGTATTAGGTTTGGCTCCCTCAGATATAAAGGGAAAACGAGACCCTGGAAGAGATCCAGAGGAGAGCTACTTGATTGATACCTAGTCTGGGGCCTCCAAGATAGCAGAGCAAAATTAGCAAGCTGTGCCTTTTTACTTTGGAAAAATGTAGGCTTTGAGGGGACAGGAAGAGGGCTGGGAATTTGCTCAGTGCTGTTCCCACTCTGCCGCTATAACTTTAATGGAGTTGGGGAGGAAACCCCATTCTGCACATAAATGGGGTTTGCACTGCATTTCTGAAAATGATATGGCAGCAAAGTAGGAGCAGATTTGCTGAAACTCTCAGCCACTATGTTCATGGGAGTGGAGGTGACGGGTAGGAGGAGGTGCATTGGTACAAGTTATAAAGGCAGAGATTTAGGTTAGATACTTGGAAACAATTCTCTTCACAAGAGCTGTCAAAGTCTGGAATAAATCACCAACACACGTGGTGAGTGTGAGGTTTGCTGCAAACATTCCAAAGGGAGCTGGATTCTGTGAGTGGAAAACATCTCCAGTTATCCAAGGTGAGAGGATGAACTGAGATTGTGCCACCAGTTGTCATTGTCTCATGGAACTTGTCTTTAGTCTGTGGGGGTCAGGGAGAAATTTCCCGAAGTTTTATTTCCTCCCTAAATTAGGATTTTACTTTTTTTGTGCCTCCCTGAGGGGATTGTGCAGCTTTGGGGGATAGTGAGTGGGGGAATGGATTTAATGCTGTGAGCAACTCGTTCCATGTTGGGATGGAACCATCTTAATATACCAGCTGGTCTTTCTTATCCCTTTTTGTATCTTTATGTATGTTATTAGAATTATTGCTGGTAGGTTTTGCTGCTCACAACCAAACTGGAATGGGATAAAAGACACATTACATTGTACCTACCAGCAAGACAGCAAAGAAAGTCAGGTGATTGCATCGGCAGATGGTTTGATTGTCTGTATTTTCTGTTGTACACCCAGAATCATTCCAGTGACCGGTAGTTGTTTGTCCTGCAGTGGAAAGTTATTAAGTGAGAAATTGCTCCTCGGTTGCAACACGATTGAAATATTTGATAGAAATGACTCCCTTTATTACCATTTTGTTCTAATTCCCAGAAGACGCATTTTGGAATTAATGTTTTCTAAAATGAAAAAGATTAACAATAATTCTTTACTGCCCTTAACATGAATAGTTCTTTTTAACAGACTGAATAgtgaaaagttaaaaaaaatgtccTTACCGATGATGATTCGTTAAACACAATCAGAACAGGATTTGTCAGATTATCACTGTTTATATTCCCCACTCGAATTCCAACTACATTATTTAAAATAATGCTCTGATTTTTATCCTGTAAAGGTACAAATACAGATTTTACTAGAGTTTCCATTGAAGAGCAAAGGACAGCAGCCAAGAAAGCCCAACCTCTGAGAGTAGAGAGACTCCAGGCAGCTTCAGTCATATATTTAAAGCGCAGTCGGGATATTGTGGGACATGCAGCATTGATTGGGAGACAGATACCTGATGCTGGAGAGGAGGCAGGGACAGAAATGCTGAATCCTCAGATTCTGTTTGTGGAGTGCAGACTGCAATGTTAAGGGCTGGGACTGAGAGGAAGAGGCTGGAGATGAACAAACAGGACATATAGACCCAGCTCAGAGTAGGTCCAAAACTCCTCTTTCCTTTACACTTCATACAATTTACTGATTCACAAATATTCGCACGTCAGCAATTTCATTCCAAATGTTTGACAAAGGCTGCTGTTCAATGAGTTGGCCTGAAGATACAGGCGTAAAATATTTCCTCTTTCTTCGATCGAAATTGGGCTCTGCAGCTCCTATTGTTTGGGTGATGGGAGGCCTCTTAAACTATGAAAATATGTCTATGATGTACATGCTCATTTCCACCAGGAAGAGCAATAGGCACCATCTTCAtaaaagagtttgtgtgtgtgtgtgtgtgtgtgtgtgtgtacctaatGATTGCAAGCAACACACAGAGCAGGCAAATCATGATGTTGGTCAGTGTGTAGCACTGATTTGATACAAGCACAGCTATTTTGGAGCTACATCCTCCAGCCTACACCATGTCTCACGCTGAACACAATTTAAAACACATGAAGGACCCCCATCTACACAGCTTAAAGAGATCCGGTATTACTTCCGGGTTAGTTGTTGGATTATTTCTTCAGGCTGCTGCTGCAATTTTATACATTTTGGATGCATTTCCA is a window from the Carcharodon carcharias isolate sCarCar2 chromosome 7, sCarCar2.pri, whole genome shotgun sequence genome containing:
- the LOC121280375 gene encoding adhesion G-protein coupled receptor G2-like, producing MNCEGEMLVGETENMIFYLKNIDPENFTGIQFPNSDTENISTFDPSLEIKLPPSLLDNVNGVSSYFNTTTLRIIFIIFRNAALFQDKNQSIILNNVVGIRVGNINSDNLTNPVLIVFNESSSKTLIPKCVFWELEQNGQTTTGHWNDSGCTTENTDNQTICRCNHLTFFAVLLQPTGSQSLDVKILKSLTYITQIGCGVSAIFTAITLIIHFILRKKQKECSIQVHMNLSAALFLLNVTFLTNTRLSSSCTDSLCKAMAVLLHYSLLCSFTWMGIEAFHLYIMLIKVFNTYIKCYMLKLRLVGWGIPAGVLLIIVGVSTDNYGWHSIPVNGNYNSTDMCWITNKTVHYITNIAYFVLIFVGNTTMLIILCVKVIRLKGGNEKSIFTILGLTCLLGTTYGIAFFSHGLQSVPALYLFCILNPLQGFFIFLWYCMLTRPTNNRASETSKTSRSTTY